Proteins encoded by one window of Rhodamnia argentea isolate NSW1041297 chromosome 6, ASM2092103v1, whole genome shotgun sequence:
- the LOC115748368 gene encoding peptide chain release factor PrfB1, chloroplastic produces the protein MEGLTLVRPFCCSNASAVSPPRARPFLHPLRLHQLPMACLLPPSSRVRSVGSVVCSTSNDQLSQSVEADSRDWAMQDFYSLRREVETASARVEDIRASAGLQQLEKELAHWEVKASDASFWDDRAKAHQTLLALTDVKDKIRLLSDFKTQVEEAETIVMLTEEMDSKDRGLLEEAASIIKELNKALDRFELTELLSGPYDKEGAVVNITAGAGGTDAQDWADMLLRMYVRWGEKQRYKTRVVEKSMGEEAGIKSATLEVEGRYAYGYLSGEKGTHRIVRQSPFNAKGLRQTSFSGVEVMPLLPEESLNVEIPEEDLEISFSRAGGKGGQNVNKVETAVRITHIPSGVTVRCTEERSQLANKIKALSRLKAKLLVIAEEQRASEIKQIRGDAVKAEWGQQIRNYVFHPYKLVKDVRTGYETSDITSVMDGELDPFIKTYLKYKYSMSMSANEVGQ, from the exons ATGGAGGGTCTGACTCTGGTCCGACCCTTTTGCTGCTCAAATGCATCAGCTGTTTCTCCTCCGCGAGCACGACCCTTTCTTCATCCTCTTCGTCTTCACCAACTCCCAATGGCTTGTCTCCTTCCGCCTTCTTCTCGCGTCCGTTCGGTCGGGTCGGTCGTATGCTCGACCTCTAATGACCAGCTCAGTCAGAGCGTTGAAGCCGATTCAAGAGACTGGGCGATGCAAG ATTTCTACTCCTTGAGAAGAGAGGTGGAAACTGCATCTGCCCGTGTCGAGGATATCAGGGCATCTGCGGGTCTCCAACAGTTGGAGAAAGAATTGGCACATTGGGAGGTGAAAGCATCTGATGCCTCCTTCTGGGATGACCGTGCTAAAGCTCACCAAACCCTCTTGGCATTGACTGATGTCAAAGACAAGATCAGACTGCTTTCTGACTTCAAAACACAG GTTGAAGAGGCAGAAACTATAGTCATGTTAACTGAGGAAATGGACTCTAAAGATAGGGGACTTCTTGAAGAGGCTGCCAGTATTATCAAAGAGCTAAACAAGGCATTGGATCGCTTTGAGTTAACTGAACTCCTCTCTGGTCCATACGACAAAGAAGGTGCTGTTGTTAATATAACAGCTGGTGCAGGTGGTACTGACGCACAG GATTGGGCTGACATGCTTCTCAGGATGTATGTGAGATGGGGCGAGAAACAGAGATATAAAACAAGAGTTGTTGAGAAATCCATGGGAGAGGAAGCTGGGATCAAGTCAGCAACTCTTGAAGTGGAAGGGCGCTATGCATATGGATATCTATCCGGTGAAAAGGGGACTCACAGGATCGTCCGACAATCTCCATTCAATGCAAAAGGTCTTCGTCAG ACTAGCTTTTCTGGAGTTGAAGTTATGCCTCTTCTTCCTGAAGAATCTTTAAATGTTGAAATTCCTGAGGAAGATTTGGAAATTAGTTTTTCCAGAGCAGGAGGGAAAGGTGGCCAGAATGTGAACAAGGTAGAAACGGCAGTGCGGATCACTCACATACCCAGTGGGGTCACTGTTCGCTGTACAG AGGAAAGATCCCAGCTAGCAAACAAGATTAAAGCGCTCAGCCGATTGAAAGCAAAGCTACTTGTTATAGCAGAAGAACAGAGAGCATCCGAAATCAAGCAAATACGGGGAGATGCCGTCAAGGCTGAGTGGGGCCAGCAAATTCGAAACTACGTATTCCATCCCTACAAACTCGTCAAGGATGTGAGGACGGGATACGAGACATCGGATATCACATCTGTAATGGACGGTGAGTTGGATCCGTTCATTAAAACGTACCTCAAATACAAGTACAGCATGTCAATGTCAGCGAATGAAGTTGGTCAGTAG